One genomic region from Stutzerimonas decontaminans encodes:
- the otsA gene encoding alpha,alpha-trehalose-phosphate synthase (UDP-forming) gives MSRLVVVSNRVAPIKPGKVAAGGLAVGVYDALRQAGGIWFGWSGEISATPTISTEEVGNITYVTLPLNKRDYDQYYRGFSNNTLWPIFHYRIDLARYSREEYDGYRRVNGMLAEKLKPLLKPDDIIWIHDYHLIPFAEACRQLGIRNRIGFFLHIPFPAPEILTAIPPHNELLKTLCYYDLIGFQTDTDRLAFQDYITREVRGVIEPDGSLTAYGQNFRAGVYPIGVVPDEIQQLAEGYKGRAHPMRRASDTSRQTIISVDRLDYSKGLVERFRAYEEFLDRYPKHRNNVEFLQIAPTSRSDVRTYQHIREQLESQAGHLNGRLSDLDWTPLHYLNKSYDRRVLMGLFRTADVGFVTPLRDGMNLVAKEYVAAQDPEDPGVLVLSRFAGAARELTSALIVNPYDCVGMAEALDRALSMSLAERKDRYEHLMRAIRAADLDAWRDNFMRDLRSFVSQPSTTVTETEEFVEPD, from the coding sequence ATGAGCCGTTTAGTAGTGGTTTCCAACCGCGTGGCGCCCATCAAACCAGGCAAGGTGGCCGCCGGAGGTCTGGCGGTCGGCGTCTACGATGCGCTGCGCCAGGCCGGTGGCATTTGGTTCGGCTGGAGCGGCGAGATCAGCGCAACGCCTACCATCAGCACCGAAGAGGTGGGCAACATCACCTATGTCACGCTGCCGCTGAACAAGCGTGACTACGACCAGTACTACCGCGGCTTCTCCAACAACACGCTCTGGCCGATCTTCCACTACCGCATCGACCTGGCGCGCTACAGCCGCGAAGAGTACGACGGCTATCGACGGGTCAACGGCATGCTGGCGGAGAAGCTCAAGCCGCTGCTCAAGCCCGACGACATCATCTGGATTCACGACTATCACCTGATCCCCTTCGCCGAAGCCTGCCGCCAGCTGGGCATCCGCAACCGCATCGGCTTCTTCCTGCACATCCCGTTTCCCGCACCGGAAATCCTCACCGCGATTCCGCCGCACAACGAGCTGCTGAAGACGCTCTGCTACTACGACCTGATCGGCTTCCAGACCGACACCGACCGCCTGGCCTTCCAGGACTACATTACCCGTGAGGTACGCGGCGTGATCGAGCCGGACGGCAGCCTGACTGCGTACGGGCAAAACTTCCGCGCCGGGGTGTATCCGATCGGTGTGGTGCCGGACGAAATCCAGCAGCTCGCCGAAGGCTACAAAGGCCGCGCCCACCCCATGCGTCGGGCCAGCGACACCAGCCGCCAGACCATCATCTCGGTCGACCGCCTGGACTACTCCAAAGGGCTGGTGGAGCGCTTCCGTGCCTATGAAGAGTTTCTCGACCGCTATCCCAAACACCGCAACAACGTCGAGTTCCTGCAGATCGCGCCGACCTCGCGCTCCGACGTGCGCACCTATCAGCACATTCGCGAGCAGCTCGAGAGTCAGGCCGGGCATCTCAACGGGCGCCTCTCCGACCTCGACTGGACGCCGCTGCACTACCTCAACAAGAGCTATGACCGCCGCGTGCTGATGGGCCTGTTCCGCACCGCTGACGTCGGCTTCGTCACGCCGCTGCGCGACGGCATGAACCTGGTCGCCAAGGAATACGTCGCCGCGCAGGACCCGGAAGATCCCGGCGTGCTGGTGCTGTCGCGCTTTGCCGGCGCCGCGCGCGAGCTGACCTCCGCGTTGATCGTCAACCCGTACGACTGCGTCGGCATGGCCGAAGCCCTCGACCGCGCGCTGAGCATGTCCCTGGCCGAGCGCAAGGACCGCTACGAGCACCTGATGCGCGCCATCCGTGCCGCCGATCTGGATGCCTGGCGTGACAACTTCATGCGTGACCTGCGCTCGTTCGTCTCCCAGCCCAGCACCACAGTCACCGAGACGGAAGAGTTCGTCGAGCCGGACTGA
- the otsB gene encoding trehalose-phosphatase, which produces MNDQNDQPAPEARRYAFFFDVDGTLAEIQPRPELVFIPPATLAALERLHAGGIPVAVISGRPLAQLDALLAPLQLPAAGVHGAERRDATGKLRNLALDSQALELIQRELQQACSEHPDLHLENKSVAFALHFRQAPELEEVARNLAEDFAQRYAEVLTLQPGKCVFELKPRGASKGEVIRAFMQEAPFAGRTPVFLGDDLTDEAGFAAVNALGGRSIKVGDGPSEARERVASVADVGAWVEALLNELGVSAEPITKPD; this is translated from the coding sequence ATGAATGATCAAAACGACCAACCCGCGCCAGAGGCACGGCGCTACGCCTTCTTCTTCGATGTTGACGGAACGCTGGCTGAGATTCAGCCGCGACCAGAACTCGTCTTCATTCCACCGGCCACCCTCGCGGCCTTGGAACGCCTGCATGCTGGCGGCATTCCCGTCGCCGTGATCTCCGGCCGACCGCTCGCACAACTCGATGCGCTGCTGGCGCCGCTGCAACTGCCCGCCGCTGGCGTACACGGTGCCGAACGCCGTGATGCCACGGGTAAGCTGCGCAATCTGGCGCTCGACAGCCAGGCGCTGGAGTTAATCCAGCGCGAGTTGCAGCAGGCATGTAGCGAACATCCCGACCTGCATCTGGAGAACAAGAGCGTCGCCTTCGCTCTGCATTTCCGCCAGGCGCCCGAGCTGGAAGAGGTTGCCCGCAACCTGGCCGAAGACTTCGCCCAGCGTTACGCCGAGGTACTGACCCTGCAGCCCGGCAAGTGTGTGTTCGAGCTCAAGCCTCGCGGTGCGAGCAAGGGCGAGGTGATCCGCGCCTTCATGCAGGAAGCGCCGTTTGCCGGTCGTACCCCCGTGTTTCTTGGTGACGACCTCACCGACGAAGCCGGCTTTGCCGCCGTCAATGCACTCGGCGGGCGATCCATCAAGGTCGGCGATGGCCCCAGTGAAGCCCGCGAACGGGTGGCCTCGGTGGCCGATGTCGGCGCCTGGGTCGAGGCGCTGTTGAACGAACTCGGCGTGTCGGCCGAACCCATAACAAAACCCGATTAG
- the rimI gene encoding ribosomal protein S18-alanine N-acetyltransferase has translation MSDAVSFRPMTAADIEAVLKIEYAAFSHPWTRGIFNDALSAYECWVMFEGEQQVGHGVINLILDEAHLLNITVKPQSQGRGLGLRLLEHLMERARERGGRECFLEVRASNTTAYRLYERFGFNEVGRRRAYYPAADGREDALVMACTLLD, from the coding sequence ATGAGTGATGCTGTCAGCTTCCGCCCGATGACCGCGGCGGACATCGAAGCCGTGTTGAAGATCGAATATGCCGCCTTTAGCCATCCCTGGACGCGCGGCATCTTCAACGATGCGCTGAGCGCCTACGAGTGCTGGGTGATGTTCGAGGGCGAGCAGCAGGTCGGTCACGGCGTGATCAACCTGATCCTCGACGAAGCGCACCTGCTCAACATCACCGTCAAGCCGCAAAGCCAGGGCCGCGGCCTCGGCCTGCGCCTGCTCGAGCACCTGATGGAGCGCGCCCGCGAACGCGGCGGGCGCGAGTGCTTTCTCGAAGTGCGTGCGAGCAATACCACGGCCTATCGGCTTTACGAGCGTTTTGGCTTCAACGAAGTCGGCCGGCGCCGTGCGTACTACCCGGCGGCAGACGGCCGTGAAGATGCGCTGGTGATGGCCTGCACGTTGCTGGATTGA
- a CDS encoding 2-isopropylmalate synthase, with amino-acid sequence MSSNDRVIIFDTTLRDGEQSPGASMTGEEKLRIARALERLKVDVIEAGFAIASPGDFAAVKLVADNIKDSTVCSLARAVDADIERAAEALAGANSGRIHTFIATSPIHMQYKLRMQPDQVVEQAVRAVKKARSLCADVEFSCEDAGRSEIDFLCRIIEAAIDAGARTINIPDTVGYAIPHQYAETIRQLLERIPNADKAVFSVHCHNDLGLAVANSLAAVVAGARQVECTINGLGERAGNAALEEIVMAIKTRQDLLNVHTRIETEHILAASRLVSGITGFPVQPNKAIVGANAFAHESGIHQDGVLKHRETYEIMSAQSVGWNANKMVMGKHSGRAAFRSRLDELGIVLEGDELNAAFARFKELADKKHEIFDEDLQALVSDTLANEAPEHFKLASLEVASKTGTIPEAKLVLSVDGVERSAQAQGSGPVDATFKAIEAVAESGATLQLYSVNAITQGTDSQGEVTVRLEKGGRIVNGNGADTDIVVASAKAYLNALNLMQVGAKAHPQVEGV; translated from the coding sequence ATGAGCAGCAATGATCGCGTCATCATCTTCGACACCACCCTGCGCGACGGCGAGCAGAGCCCCGGCGCTTCCATGACCGGTGAGGAAAAGCTGCGCATCGCCCGGGCGCTGGAGCGGCTGAAGGTGGACGTGATCGAGGCAGGCTTTGCTATCGCCAGCCCCGGCGACTTCGCCGCGGTGAAGCTGGTCGCCGACAACATCAAGGACAGCACCGTGTGCAGCCTGGCGCGGGCCGTCGATGCCGACATCGAACGCGCTGCCGAAGCGCTGGCCGGCGCCAACTCCGGGCGCATCCACACCTTTATCGCCACCAGCCCGATCCACATGCAGTACAAACTGCGCATGCAGCCAGATCAGGTGGTGGAGCAGGCCGTGCGCGCGGTGAAAAAGGCGCGCAGCCTGTGCGCCGACGTGGAGTTCTCCTGCGAGGATGCCGGGCGCTCCGAGATCGATTTCCTCTGCCGCATCATCGAAGCCGCCATCGACGCCGGTGCGCGCACCATCAACATCCCGGACACCGTCGGCTACGCCATCCCGCACCAGTACGCCGAGACCATCCGCCAGCTGCTCGAGCGCATCCCCAATGCCGACAAGGCGGTGTTCTCCGTGCATTGCCATAACGACCTGGGCCTAGCCGTGGCCAACTCCCTAGCTGCAGTGGTCGCTGGTGCGCGCCAGGTGGAATGCACCATCAACGGCCTCGGCGAGCGTGCCGGCAACGCCGCGCTGGAAGAGATCGTCATGGCGATCAAGACCCGCCAGGACCTGCTCAACGTGCACACCCGCATCGAGACCGAGCACATCCTCGCCGCCTCGCGTCTGGTCTCGGGCATCACCGGCTTCCCGGTGCAGCCGAACAAGGCCATCGTCGGCGCCAACGCCTTTGCCCACGAGTCCGGCATCCACCAGGACGGCGTGCTCAAGCACCGCGAAACCTACGAGATCATGTCCGCCCAGTCAGTCGGCTGGAACGCCAACAAGATGGTCATGGGCAAGCACTCCGGCCGCGCCGCGTTCCGTTCGCGCCTGGATGAGCTGGGCATCGTGCTCGAAGGCGACGAGCTGAATGCGGCGTTCGCCCGCTTCAAGGAGCTCGCCGACAAGAAGCACGAAATCTTCGACGAAGACCTGCAGGCGCTGGTCTCAGACACCCTGGCCAACGAAGCGCCAGAGCACTTCAAGCTGGCCAGCCTGGAAGTCGCGAGCAAGACCGGCACGATCCCCGAGGCCAAGCTAGTGCTCAGCGTCGACGGCGTCGAGCGCAGCGCCCAAGCCCAAGGCTCCGGCCCGGTGGACGCCACCTTCAAAGCCATTGAGGCGGTCGCCGAGTCGGGCGCCACGTTGCAGCTGTATTCGGTCAACGCCATCACCCAGGGCACCGATTCCCAGGGCGAAGTGACCGTGCGACTGGAGAAGGGCGGGCGCATCGTCAATGGCAACGGCGCCGATACCGATATCGTCGTCGCTTCGGCCAAGGCTTACCTCAACGCGCTGAATCTGATGCAGGTCGGCGCCAAGGCACATCCGCAGGTGGAGGGCGTTTGA
- a CDS encoding saccharopine dehydrogenase family protein, with amino-acid sequence MKKNVLIIGAGGVAKVVAHKCAQHNDELGRIAIASRNISKCQAIIDSVQAKGGLKQPGEIKAYALDAMDVEATKALIRETESQIVINVGSAFLNMSVLRACIDTGAAYLDTAIHEEPGKICETPPWYGNYEWKHLAECQEKGVTAILGVGFDPGVVNAYAALAQQEYFDKIESIDILDVNAGSHGKYFATNFDPEINFREFTGQVYSWQNSQWATNRMFEVKRTDDLPVVGEQSLYLTGHDEVHSLSKHLDVPNIRFWMSFGEHYINVFTVLNSLGLLSEQPVRTAEGLEVVPLKVVKAVLPDPASLAPGYTGKTCIGDLVKGTKDGEPRELFIYNVADHEEAYAETDSQGISYTAGVPPVAAALLVARGEWDAQRMVNVEELPAQPFLKLLDVMGLPTRIKDERGDRAWDQA; translated from the coding sequence TTGAAGAAAAACGTTCTTATCATTGGTGCAGGAGGTGTCGCCAAGGTGGTGGCCCATAAGTGCGCGCAGCACAACGACGAACTCGGTCGTATTGCTATCGCGTCGCGCAACATCTCCAAATGCCAGGCCATCATCGACAGCGTGCAAGCCAAGGGCGGGCTCAAGCAGCCTGGCGAGATCAAGGCCTATGCGCTGGACGCCATGGACGTGGAAGCGACCAAGGCACTGATCCGTGAAACCGAATCGCAGATCGTCATCAACGTAGGTTCTGCCTTTCTCAACATGTCCGTGCTGCGCGCCTGCATCGACACCGGCGCCGCGTATCTCGATACTGCGATCCACGAAGAGCCGGGCAAGATCTGCGAAACGCCGCCGTGGTATGGCAACTACGAGTGGAAACACCTGGCCGAGTGCCAGGAAAAGGGCGTCACCGCCATCCTCGGCGTCGGTTTCGACCCGGGCGTGGTCAACGCTTACGCTGCCCTGGCGCAGCAGGAATACTTCGACAAGATCGAGTCGATTGACATCCTCGACGTCAACGCCGGTTCGCACGGCAAGTATTTCGCCACCAATTTCGACCCGGAAATCAATTTCCGCGAATTCACCGGTCAGGTTTACAGCTGGCAGAACAGCCAGTGGGCGACCAATCGCATGTTCGAGGTCAAACGCACCGACGACCTGCCGGTCGTGGGCGAACAGAGCCTCTACCTGACCGGTCATGATGAGGTGCACTCGCTCTCCAAGCACCTCGACGTGCCGAACATCCGTTTCTGGATGAGCTTCGGCGAGCATTACATCAACGTCTTCACCGTGCTGAACAGCCTTGGCCTACTCTCCGAGCAGCCGGTGCGCACCGCCGAAGGCCTGGAAGTGGTTCCGCTCAAGGTGGTCAAGGCCGTGCTGCCCGATCCCGCCTCGTTGGCACCGGGCTACACCGGCAAGACCTGCATTGGCGATCTGGTCAAAGGCACGAAGGATGGGGAGCCGCGCGAGCTGTTCATCTACAACGTCGCCGACCATGAAGAAGCCTATGCCGAGACCGACAGCCAGGGCATCTCCTACACCGCCGGCGTACCGCCGGTTGCCGCCGCGCTGCTGGTAGCGCGTGGCGAGTGGGATGCGCAGCGCATGGTCAACGTCGAAGAGCTGCCGGCCCAGCCGTTCCTCAAGCTGCTCGATGTGATGGGGCTGCCGACCCGCATCAAGGATGAGCGCGGCGATCGGGCCTGGGATCAGGCTTGA
- a CDS encoding carboxynorspermidine decarboxylase, protein MIKTPYYLIDKQKLLGNLEKIAYVREQSGAKALLALKCFATWSVFDLMQQYMDGTTSSSLYELKLGRQKFAGETHAYSVAWADDEIEEMVANCDKIIFNSIGQLERFEAGTEGTIRGLRVNPQVSSSDYLLADPARPFSRLGEHDPAKIEAVIGKISGFMFHNNCENSSFELFDQMLTTIEERFGHLLEKVEWVSLGGGIHFTGEGYPLDAFCARLKAFSEKFGVQVYLEPGEAAITMSASLEVTVLDTLYNGKSLAVVDSSIEAHMLDLLIYRLNAKMAPNDGEHSYMVCGKSCLAGDIFGEYQFDRPLAIGDRLSFIDAAGYTMVKKNWFNGLKMPSIVVKQLDGSVEVVREFDFNDYLSSLS, encoded by the coding sequence ATGATCAAGACGCCGTATTACCTCATCGATAAGCAGAAGCTCCTGGGCAATCTGGAGAAGATCGCCTACGTGCGCGAACAGTCCGGTGCCAAGGCACTGCTGGCGCTCAAGTGCTTCGCCACCTGGTCGGTGTTCGACCTGATGCAGCAGTACATGGATGGCACCACGTCATCGTCGCTGTACGAACTCAAGCTCGGCCGGCAGAAGTTCGCCGGCGAAACCCATGCCTACAGCGTGGCCTGGGCCGACGACGAGATCGAAGAGATGGTCGCCAACTGCGACAAGATCATCTTCAACTCCATTGGCCAGCTGGAGCGCTTCGAGGCCGGCACCGAGGGCACCATCCGTGGCCTGCGCGTCAATCCGCAGGTGAGCAGCTCGGATTACCTGCTCGCCGATCCGGCGCGGCCGTTCAGCCGCCTGGGCGAGCACGACCCGGCGAAGATCGAGGCGGTGATCGGCAAGATCAGCGGCTTCATGTTCCACAACAACTGTGAGAACTCCAGCTTCGAGCTGTTCGACCAGATGCTGACCACCATCGAGGAACGCTTCGGCCACCTGCTGGAAAAGGTCGAGTGGGTCAGCCTCGGCGGCGGTATCCACTTCACCGGCGAAGGCTATCCGCTCGATGCCTTCTGTGCGCGGCTGAAAGCCTTCTCGGAAAAATTCGGCGTGCAGGTCTACCTGGAGCCGGGCGAGGCGGCGATCACCATGAGCGCCTCGCTGGAAGTCACGGTGCTCGACACCCTTTACAACGGCAAGAGTCTTGCGGTGGTCGACAGCTCCATCGAGGCGCACATGCTCGACCTGCTGATCTACCGCCTCAACGCCAAGATGGCGCCCAACGACGGCGAGCACAGCTACATGGTGTGCGGCAAATCCTGTCTGGCCGGCGACATCTTCGGCGAATACCAATTCGATCGTCCGCTGGCCATCGGCGATCGGCTGTCGTTCATCGACGCGGCGGGCTACACCATGGTCAAGAAAAACTGGTTCAACGGCCTGAAAATGCCGTCCATCGTGGTAAAGCAGCTCGACGGCAGCGTCGAGGTGGTTCGTGAGTTCGACTTTAACGATTATCTGTCCAGCCTTTCCTGA
- the mksB gene encoding Mks condensin complex protein MksB: protein MQYNSRFFTGWTGAPMIEPKRVLRALAEHWTLLEPLCERFDAGTLSLIELRHQLAAQLPEGTPTDITALLDQWIRLDILVPVAKSPNRFELNAQIHDFLAYLRREHRLGLCLEIEAYLRHLERLAGHILDAFEIRDGNDLARQLRLLDMRVRDVLKKLDNDEQALVAVADRAKTSDRQIPLRQRYAEVLATWDEYVEPMIQLVSADGAFEQGVHRVEQVLMKLLGEQQRIGQLVDDDLLLRTHARILEMQTTAQLTLRKARELLLPLREEARRHNAVTRGAALALSAIRKKGLDAVPQASLPLFTRPQSTFLGTASQVEAYVYALARFEPKPAQFPRASGKRKGEQPRAPRTAREMIERCQQALPLPDLMAWLLEQEPEGATDELLYWFSRLSRDARFQRDRLERREYLTREHRVSLSSFALVANANG from the coding sequence ATGCAGTACAATTCGCGCTTTTTCACTGGCTGGACTGGCGCCCCGATGATCGAACCCAAGCGCGTACTGCGTGCCCTCGCCGAACACTGGACGTTGCTCGAGCCACTGTGCGAGCGTTTCGACGCCGGCACCCTGAGCCTGATCGAACTTCGTCATCAGCTGGCCGCGCAACTGCCGGAAGGCACGCCCACCGACATTACCGCCCTGCTCGACCAGTGGATCCGCCTGGATATCCTGGTGCCGGTGGCCAAAAGCCCCAACCGCTTCGAGCTGAACGCGCAGATCCACGATTTCCTCGCTTACCTGCGCCGCGAGCACCGTCTCGGCCTGTGCCTGGAGATCGAAGCCTACCTGCGCCACCTGGAGCGCCTGGCCGGGCATATCCTCGATGCTTTCGAGATTCGCGACGGCAACGACCTGGCCCGCCAGCTTCGCCTGCTCGACATGCGCGTGCGCGATGTATTGAAGAAGCTCGACAACGACGAACAGGCCCTGGTCGCCGTGGCCGACCGGGCCAAGACCAGCGACCGCCAGATTCCACTGCGCCAGCGCTATGCCGAAGTCCTGGCGACCTGGGACGAGTACGTCGAGCCGATGATCCAGCTGGTCTCCGCCGATGGCGCCTTCGAGCAGGGCGTGCATCGCGTCGAGCAGGTGCTGATGAAACTGCTCGGCGAGCAGCAGCGCATCGGCCAGCTGGTGGACGACGACCTCTTGCTGCGCACCCATGCGCGCATCCTCGAAATGCAGACCACCGCCCAGCTGACCCTGCGCAAGGCCCGCGAGCTGCTGCTGCCGCTGCGCGAGGAAGCCCGTCGGCACAACGCCGTGACCCGCGGCGCCGCGCTGGCGCTGTCAGCGATCCGCAAGAAGGGCCTGGATGCCGTGCCGCAGGCTTCACTGCCGCTGTTCACCCGTCCGCAGAGCACCTTTCTCGGCACCGCCAGCCAGGTCGAAGCCTACGTCTATGCCCTGGCCCGCTTCGAGCCGAAGCCGGCGCAGTTCCCGCGGGCCAGCGGCAAACGCAAGGGCGAGCAGCCGCGCGCACCGCGCACCGCTAGAGAGATGATCGAGCGCTGCCAGCAGGCACTGCCGCTGCCGGACCTGATGGCCTGGCTGCTGGAACAGGAACCCGAGGGCGCCACCGACGAGCTGCTCTATTGGTTTTCGCGCCTGTCCCGCGACGCCCGCTTCCAGCGCGACCGCCTGGAGCGTCGTGAATACCTGACCCGCGAGCACCGCGTCAGCCTCAGCTCGTTTGCGCTGGTAGCCAACGCCAATGGCTGA
- the mksE gene encoding Mks condensin complex protein MksE produces the protein MNIDLKEMTQLAPIFRELFKGYHLSRSEPEPYAQLSNMQDQYRALFKALGFELVCDARGFYYFVPEQMGAQVNKTAQRLALFTFILVEHLADQGRDPLAVLDGGSLGRDELPALLDKYRDLFLQAEVTTQEELEEKVIRRLTQLGFAEDSNGVYRFLPPMHRFLDVCLSVQQDRDLAASLHSSDLPLPAPELIAEDDIEDDIILIEEAAEESEEDALARAIAEEKELEA, from the coding sequence ATGAACATCGACCTCAAGGAAATGACCCAGCTGGCGCCGATCTTCCGCGAGCTGTTCAAGGGCTATCACCTGTCGCGCAGCGAGCCGGAGCCCTACGCGCAGCTGTCGAACATGCAGGACCAGTACCGCGCATTGTTCAAGGCGCTCGGCTTCGAGCTGGTCTGCGATGCGCGCGGCTTCTACTACTTCGTCCCCGAGCAGATGGGCGCGCAGGTGAACAAGACCGCCCAGCGCCTGGCGCTGTTCACCTTCATCCTCGTCGAGCACCTGGCCGACCAGGGTCGCGATCCGCTGGCCGTACTCGACGGTGGCAGCCTTGGCCGCGATGAACTGCCGGCGCTGCTGGACAAGTACCGCGACCTCTTCCTGCAGGCCGAAGTCACCACCCAGGAAGAGCTGGAAGAAAAGGTCATCCGCCGCCTGACGCAGCTGGGCTTCGCCGAGGACAGCAACGGCGTCTACCGCTTTCTGCCGCCGATGCACCGTTTCCTCGACGTCTGCCTGTCGGTGCAGCAGGACCGAGATCTGGCTGCCAGCCTGCACAGCAGCGACCTGCCGCTGCCGGCCCCGGAGCTGATCGCCGAGGACGACATCGAAGACGACATCATCCTCATCGAGGAAGCGGCCGAAGAGTCGGAAGAAGACGCCTTGGCCCGTGCCATCGCCGAAGAAAAGGAGCTTGAAGCATGA